One segment of Chionomys nivalis chromosome 3, mChiNiv1.1, whole genome shotgun sequence DNA contains the following:
- the LOC130870957 gene encoding V-set domain-containing T-cell activation inhibitor 1-like has translation MAFFWMWANLLLLLHGAASAAEVRAHPFTDVTLDCEFSFIEGTENLEFYWEREDIIEEYEAGNRDFYRFFTHYDFFQVFTKVVYQFYDNAEQLEDQNALYEGRVSVDQNEISEGILSLLLRNVDFMDEAMYKCSAVTPNGRGENKVKLIVEDSEMPQVKFDKIDDKDVVTCTSKGWYLTPNVTWLDRGERDLSNHSTVEVLEEQMNGLYRVYSVLKYPVKLNEKYVCHITETNENNKPIRSIRRYPTATSEHFGDFKKRQEHELVA, from the exons ATGGCTTTCTTTTGGATGTGGGCCAACCTACTTCTACTTCTACACGGTGCAG CATCAGCAGCCGAGGTCCGGGCCCACCCGTTCACTGACGTGACCCTCGACTGCGAGTTCTCCTTTATAGAGGGCACGGAAAACCTCGAGTTCTACTGGGAGCGAGAAGACATAATAGAGGAGTATGAAGCGGGAAATCGCGACTTTTACCGCTTCTTCACGCACTACGACTTCTTTCAAGTGTTCACAAAGGTGGTTTACCAGTTCTACGATAACGCAGAACAACTCGAAGATCAGAACGCCTTGTATGAGGGAAGGGTCTCTGTGGACCAGAACGAGATTTCCGAGGGGATTCTGTCCCTTCTGCTGCGAAACGTGGATTTCATGGATGAAGCCATGTACAAGTGCTCGGCTGTCACTCCCAACGGCAGAGGGGAGAATAAGGTCAAGCTGATAGTGGAAG ATTCTGAAATGCCCCAGGTGAAGTTTGACAAGATTGATGATAAAGATGTGGTTACATGCACATCTAAGGGCTGGTACCTCACACCCAACGTGACCTGGTTAGACCGGGGAGAAAGGGACCTTAGCAACCACAGTACGGTGGAGGTCCTGGAGGAGCAGATGAACGGCTTGTATAGAGTGTACTCTGTCCTCAAATACCCAGTCAAGTTAAACGAAAAATATGTCTGCCATATCACGGAGACGAATGAAAACAACAAACCCATCAGATCCATCCGGCGGTACCCAA CGGCCACTTCTGAGCACTTTGGGGATTTTAAGAAGCGCCAGGAGCACGAGCTTGTAGCCTGA
- the Lrrc58 gene encoding leucine-rich repeat-containing protein 58, with translation MEEAAIGDAELNWSRLNVSAEALESELEARAEERRGSREALLRLLLPYTRLTSLPRALGGGFPHLQLLDVSGNALTALGPELLTLSGLRTLLARNNRLGGPGSLPKGLARSPLCRSLQVLNLSGNCFQEVPPSLLELRALQTLSLGGNQLQSIPSEIENLQSLECLYLGGNFIKEIPPELANLPSLNYLVLCDNKIQSVPPQLSQLHSLRSLSLHNNLLTYLPREILNLIHLEELSLRGNPLVVRFVRDLTYDPPTLLELAARTIKIRSVSYTPYDLPGNLLRYLGSASNCPNPKCGGVYFDCCVRQIKFVDFCGKYRLPLMHYLCSPECSSPCSSASHSSTSQSESDSEDEASVAAHRMQKVLLG, from the exons ATGGAGGAGGCCGCGATCGGGGATGCCGAACTCAACTGGTCCCGCCTTAACGTGTCGGCCGAGGCCCTGGAGTCGGAGCTGGAGGCGCGCGCCGAGGAGCGGCGGGGCTCGCGGGAGGCGCTGCTGCGGCTGCTGCTGCCTTACACCCGGCTGACGTCGCTGCCGCGGGCGCTGGGCGGCGGCTTCCCgcacctccagctcctggacGTTAGCGGCAACGCGCTCACGGCGCTGGGGCCCGAGCTGCTGACGCTGAGCGGCCTGCGCACGCTGCTGGCCAGGAACAACCGGCTCGGCGGCCCGGGCTCGCTGCCCAAGGGCCTGGCCCGCTCGCCGCTCTGCCGCAGCCTCCAGGTGCTCAACCTCAGCGGCAACTGCTTCCAGGAGGTGCCCCCCTCGCTGCTGGAGCTGCGGGCGCTGCAGACCCTCAGTCTGGGCGGCAACCAGCTGCAGAGCATCCCCTCCGAGATCGAGAACTTGCAGAG TTTAGAATGCTTATACCTTGGAGGAAACTTCATTAAAGAAATCCCACCAGAATTAGCAAATCTCCCTTCTCTGAATTACTTGGTGTTATGTGACAACAAAATCCAGAGTGTGCCTCCTCAGCTCTCACA GTTGCATTCCCTTCGTTCCCTGAGTCTCCACAATAACTTGCTGACATACCTGCCTCGTGAGATCCTCAATCTTATTCATCTGGAAGAGTTGAGTTTGCGAGGAAATCCACTGGTTGTCCGTTTTGTTAGGGATTTAACATATGACCCTCCAACTCTTCTGGAATTAGCTGCAAGGACCATTAAGATCCGGAGTGTTTCTTACACTCCCTATGATCTTCCTGGGAATCTCCTTAGATACTTGGGTTCAGCCAGCAATTGCCCAAACCCAAAATGTGGTG GAGTTTATTTTGACTGTTGTGTCAGACAAATTAAGTTTGTGGACTTCTGTGGGAAGTATCGCCTCCCCCTGATGCACTATTTGTGTTCTCCAGAATGCTCTTCCCCCTGCAGCTCTGCCTCGCACAGCTCCACGTCCCAGAGTGAGTCTGACTCAGAAGATGAGGCCAGTGTTGCTGCGCACAGGATGCAGAAGGTCCTTCTTGGTTGA